One region of Erwinia tracheiphila genomic DNA includes:
- the tamB gene encoding autotransporter assembly complex protein TamB: protein MSRWKKVLIGIVIFLLLLLSGVTLLIATTPGLHLLLNGAARWVPGLAIKQVQGGWRDLRVSGLQYEMPGIKVNVGEFHLAPQLGCLRRSAFCVDELALKDVQVTVDSKKMVPAAPTPQEENNGTGEVSTPYPVTLRQLTLHNINVTVDDTAISLADFTSGIHWQQRALTLTPTHIQGLLIALPKATRAADKQIVQPKVQQPQEAPLGETLKALFAKPLLPELPDFRMPLDVDIQQILGEQLHITGDSDILINRLLVKAKTNDSVLHLETLDVDSPQGQLNARGQATLTDNWPISFSLNSAVNVEPLKGQKIKMTLAGGFQQQLALSLNLSGPLRAQIEAQVQLAQAGLPLSVTLQSPQLRWPLTGETAFQADDLHFSFTGKMTDYAMSLQAALKGASIPPGTLTLDGKGNEQQFSLDKLRLAALQGHSDLTALVDWSKAISWHSELTLSGINTVKQYPEWPAKLNGKITTSGSLYGGSWQVRVPELKLHGNVKQNAVSAQGVLYGNSYNQWDIPGFKLVLGRNNIDLKGSLGDKLNLDASIDARHLDNALPGLGGVVVGTIKGRGDLTTPQLLADLTATGLRWQAMSVGRVALKGDVSSGKQIQGTLALRLERLKQDSLDIARLNLDASGSEEQHQLALSVNGKSVSGQLLLTGRFDRQAQRWQGNLNNTHFDTPVGIWRLTHAVSLDYLNSNQTVSIGAHCWQNLNAELCIPQTIEAGPSGHAKVVLNRFDLAIVKPFLTDETKLSGVFTGDADVSWTADGALPHGRIGLKGSGVKVEQNVQGNTLPIAFDTLNLNGALRNGKAQLNWLINIAKNGQLDGNLEIADPQNKRSLSGSVNLNRLNLALLNPALMQGEKVAGMLESNLRLGGSLQKPQIFGQLALKNADVQGSFMPVDLTSANVNMLFNGMSSILDGVVQTSRGQIALNGDADWSQLHAWRARIAAKGNRIRVTVPPMVRMDVSPDLAFEATPQLFNLSGRVDIPWARIVVQQVPESAVGVSSDEVLLDKNLQPVAPKTASIPINSNLVIHIGDDMRLDAFGLKAKLNGDLNLVQDHRGLGLNGQINIPSGRFHAYGQDLTVRKGELQFSGPADQPYLNIEAIRNPDATEDSVTAGVRVTGLADEPKVEVFSDPTMSQQDALSYLLRGQGLDASGSDSAALTSALVGLGLAQSGQVVGKIGETFGVSNLALDTAGVGDSQQVQVSGYVLPGLQVKYGVGIFDSLATLTLRYRLMPKLYLEAVSGVDQALDLLYQFEF, encoded by the coding sequence ATGAGTCGCTGGAAGAAGGTCCTGATTGGTATCGTCATCTTTCTGCTACTACTACTTAGTGGCGTAACCTTGTTAATTGCCACCACGCCTGGATTGCATCTGTTGCTGAATGGTGCCGCGCGCTGGGTGCCGGGGTTGGCGATCAAACAGGTGCAGGGGGGATGGCGCGATCTTCGTGTAAGCGGCCTGCAGTACGAAATGCCGGGCATCAAGGTTAATGTGGGTGAGTTTCATCTTGCGCCTCAACTGGGTTGCCTGCGCCGCAGCGCATTCTGCGTCGACGAGCTGGCGCTTAAGGATGTTCAGGTTACGGTGGACAGCAAAAAAATGGTGCCTGCTGCTCCGACTCCGCAAGAAGAAAACAACGGAACGGGTGAAGTGAGCACCCCCTATCCCGTCACCCTGCGACAACTTACGCTGCACAATATTAACGTGACGGTGGATGACACGGCGATATCGCTGGCGGATTTCACGTCCGGTATCCACTGGCAGCAGCGAGCACTTACCCTGACGCCGACCCACATTCAGGGACTGTTGATTGCCTTACCAAAAGCGACCAGGGCCGCGGATAAGCAAATCGTACAGCCAAAAGTTCAGCAGCCGCAGGAAGCGCCCCTGGGTGAGACGCTCAAGGCGTTGTTCGCTAAACCGCTTCTGCCTGAACTTCCTGATTTCAGGATGCCACTGGACGTTGACATACAGCAGATTCTGGGTGAACAACTGCATATTACTGGCGATAGCGACATTCTGATTAATCGACTATTAGTAAAGGCGAAAACCAACGATAGTGTACTGCATCTCGAGACGCTGGATGTTGATTCGCCTCAGGGACAGCTCAATGCGCGGGGACAAGCGACCCTGACGGATAACTGGCCGATCAGTTTTTCCCTGAATAGTGCGGTAAACGTTGAGCCGTTAAAGGGCCAGAAAATCAAAATGACCCTGGCAGGAGGCTTTCAGCAGCAACTTGCTCTGTCACTGAACCTCTCTGGTCCTCTGCGGGCACAAATTGAGGCACAAGTGCAACTGGCGCAGGCTGGCCTGCCGCTGTCGGTGACCCTACAAAGCCCTCAGCTTCGTTGGCCGCTGACCGGTGAAACAGCCTTTCAGGCAGACGATCTCCATTTCAGTTTTACCGGTAAAATGACCGACTATGCGATGTCACTGCAGGCCGCGCTAAAAGGCGCATCGATTCCCCCCGGCACGTTGACGCTGGATGGAAAAGGTAACGAGCAGCAGTTTTCTTTGGATAAACTCCGTCTCGCCGCTTTGCAGGGCCACAGCGATCTGACCGCGCTGGTGGACTGGAGCAAAGCTATCAGCTGGCACAGTGAGTTAACCCTGTCCGGTATTAATACTGTCAAACAGTATCCTGAGTGGCCTGCAAAACTGAACGGCAAAATTACCACGAGCGGCAGCCTGTATGGCGGTAGCTGGCAGGTAAGGGTGCCGGAGCTGAAGCTGCACGGTAACGTTAAGCAGAATGCGGTCAGCGCGCAGGGGGTGCTCTATGGTAACAGTTATAATCAGTGGGATATTCCGGGGTTCAAGCTGGTCCTGGGTCGTAACAATATCGATCTGAAAGGTTCGCTGGGCGATAAGCTCAATCTGGATGCCAGCATTGACGCACGCCATCTGGATAATGCGCTGCCGGGACTGGGTGGCGTCGTGGTCGGGACGATCAAGGGGCGTGGCGATCTGACCACGCCACAGCTGTTGGCTGATTTGACCGCAACCGGGCTTCGCTGGCAGGCAATGAGCGTTGGTCGCGTTGCGTTGAAAGGGGATGTCAGTTCCGGTAAGCAAATTCAGGGCACGCTTGCGCTGCGGCTGGAGCGTCTGAAACAGGACTCACTGGATATTGCCCGGCTTAATCTTGATGCCAGCGGCAGCGAGGAGCAGCACCAGCTTGCGCTTTCTGTTAACGGCAAGTCGGTTTCCGGGCAGCTGCTGTTAACGGGGCGTTTCGACCGTCAGGCGCAGCGCTGGCAGGGTAATCTGAATAATACTCACTTTGATACGCCGGTTGGCATCTGGCGTCTCACGCATGCTGTTTCACTGGATTACCTCAACAGCAATCAGACCGTCTCCATCGGCGCACATTGTTGGCAGAACCTTAACGCCGAACTCTGTATTCCGCAAACCATTGAGGCTGGGCCATCCGGTCATGCAAAAGTGGTGCTCAATCGTTTTGATTTGGCGATAGTAAAACCTTTCCTCACCGATGAGACTAAACTCAGCGGCGTGTTTACTGGCGATGCTGATGTCAGCTGGACAGCAGATGGTGCATTGCCTCACGGGCGTATTGGCCTGAAAGGGAGCGGTGTGAAGGTTGAACAAAATGTGCAGGGCAACACCCTGCCCATCGCTTTTGATACGTTGAATCTGAATGGCGCATTGCGCAACGGGAAGGCGCAGCTTAACTGGCTTATTAATATTGCGAAAAATGGTCAGCTTGACGGTAACCTGGAAATCGCCGACCCACAGAACAAAAGAAGCCTGTCGGGGAGCGTTAATCTGAACCGCCTCAATCTGGCTTTACTGAATCCTGCACTGATGCAGGGTGAGAAAGTAGCCGGCATGTTGGAAAGTAATTTGCGACTGGGCGGTAGCTTGCAAAAACCTCAGATATTTGGGCAGCTCGCCCTGAAAAATGCCGATGTTCAGGGCAGTTTTATGCCCGTCGATCTCACTTCTGCTAACGTCAACATGTTGTTTAACGGCATGAGTTCAATCCTTGACGGGGTGGTGCAGACGTCACGCGGTCAGATTGCGCTCAATGGTGATGCCGACTGGAGCCAGCTGCATGCCTGGCGTGCACGCATTGCGGCTAAAGGAAATCGTATTCGCGTAACGGTGCCGCCGATGGTCAGGATGGACGTCTCGCCCGATCTGGCATTTGAAGCGACACCGCAGCTGTTTAATCTTAGTGGACGCGTGGACATTCCCTGGGCGCGGATTGTGGTACAGCAGGTGCCGGAAAGTGCAGTCGGCGTCTCGTCTGACGAAGTACTATTGGATAAAAATCTGCAACCGGTTGCGCCGAAAACTGCCTCGATCCCGATTAACAGTAATCTGGTTATCCATATCGGTGATGATATGCGGCTGGATGCATTTGGTCTGAAAGCGAAACTCAATGGCGATTTAAATCTGGTACAGGACCACCGAGGGCTCGGTCTTAACGGACAGATCAATATCCCTTCCGGTCGTTTTCACGCTTATGGGCAGGATTTGACCGTGCGTAAGGGTGAGTTGCAGTTCTCAGGACCAGCCGATCAGCCATATCTGAATATTGAGGCGATTCGTAATCCTGATGCAACGGAAGACAGCGTTACTGCTGGCGTTCGCGTAACGGGTCTGGCAGATGAACCAAAGGTAGAGGTGTTCTCCGATCCCACGATGTCGCAACAGGATGCACTCTCTTACCTGCTTCGCGGGCAAGGGCTGGATGCTTCCGGCAGTGACAGTGCAGCATTAACTTCCGCGCTGGTGGGATTGGGGCTTGCGCAAAGTGGTCAGGTTGTGGGTAAAATCGGCGAGACGTTTGGCGTAAGTAATCTCGCCCTGGATACCGCTGGTGTAGGTGACAGTCAGCAGGTTCAGGTAAGTGGTTACGTACTGCCAGGTCTGCAAGTAAAATATGGCGTTGGCATATTTGATTCACTGGCGACATTAACCTTGCGTTATCGTCTGATGCCTAAGCTATATTTGGAAGCGGTGTCTGGCGTAGACCAGGCACTTGATCTGCTCTATCAGTTTGAGTTTTAG
- a CDS encoding gamma-glutamylcyclotransferase family protein: MRIIVYGSLRRKQGNSHWMTNGQWLGDHKIDGYELYNLGHYPGVVMGAGQVYCEVYRIDASTLGELDALRTKGGEYKRELVQTPFGSAWLYVYQRSVKGKQRLQSGDWLLRDAEQTD; the protein is encoded by the coding sequence ATGCGAATAATTGTTTACGGCAGCCTGAGGCGCAAGCAGGGCAACAGCCACTGGATGACCAACGGTCAGTGGCTGGGCGATCATAAAATTGACGGCTATGAGCTGTATAATCTGGGGCACTATCCCGGTGTGGTAATGGGAGCCGGACAGGTGTATTGCGAGGTTTATCGCATCGATGCGTCCACGCTGGGTGAGCTGGATGCGCTGCGAACTAAAGGGGGCGAGTACAAGCGTGAGCTGGTACAAACGCCTTTTGGTAGCGCCTGGCTTTACGTTTATCAGCGTTCAGTCAAGGGAAAACAACGGTTGCAGAGCGGAGACTGGTTGTTGCGTGACGCGGAGCAGACTGACTGA
- the yjgA gene encoding ribosome biogenesis factor YjgA, with product MTKQPDDWLDDVPDNKEEDDEIIWVSKSEIKRDAEELKRLGAELVDLSKNLLDKIPMDEKLRDAIELAQKIKKEGRRRQLQLIGKLLRSRDEDPIRQALDKLKNRHNQQVALFHKLEMLRDRVVEQGDDAMAEVLNLYPDADRQQLRQMIRNAQKEKVAGKPPKTYRQIFQYLRELAEG from the coding sequence ATGACTAAACAGCCCGATGACTGGCTCGATGATGTACCGGATAACAAAGAAGAAGATGATGAAATTATCTGGGTCAGTAAGAGTGAAATTAAACGCGATGCCGAGGAGTTAAAGCGCCTGGGTGCCGAACTGGTAGATCTGAGTAAAAACTTGCTGGATAAGATCCCTATGGATGAAAAATTGCGTGACGCCATTGAACTCGCGCAAAAGATAAAAAAAGAAGGGCGACGTCGCCAGTTACAGCTGATCGGAAAATTACTGCGTTCACGGGATGAAGATCCGATCCGTCAGGCGTTGGATAAACTGAAAAATCGTCATAATCAACAGGTGGCGCTTTTCCACAAGCTGGAGATGTTGCGCGATCGCGTTGTGGAACAAGGGGATGATGCTATGGCAGAGGTACTCAATCTCTATCCAGACGCCGATCGCCAACAGCTGCGCCAGATGATCCGTAACGCTCAAAAAGAAAAAGTAGCAGGCAAGCCACCAAAAACCTACCGTCAGATTTTCCAGTATTTACGCGAACTGGCCGAAGGCTGA
- the ppa gene encoding inorganic diphosphatase: MSLNQVPAGKDLPEDIYVVIEIPANAAPIKYEVDKESGALFVDRFMATAMFYPCNYGYINHTLSLDGDPVDVLVPTPYPLQPGSVIRCRPVGVLKMTDESGEDAKLVAVPHSKLSKEYDHIKDVHDLPELLRGQITHFFEQYKALEKGKWVKVEGWDNAEAAKAEILSSFERAAKK, from the coding sequence ATGAGTTTGAACCAGGTTCCAGCGGGTAAAGATCTGCCAGAAGATATCTACGTTGTGATTGAAATCCCTGCCAACGCTGCACCAATTAAATATGAAGTAGATAAAGAGTCCGGCGCACTGTTCGTCGACCGTTTTATGGCAACCGCAATGTTTTACCCATGTAACTATGGTTATATCAACCATACGCTGTCACTGGATGGAGACCCGGTTGATGTACTGGTGCCTACCCCATACCCGTTGCAGCCAGGTTCGGTGATTCGCTGCCGTCCGGTAGGCGTACTGAAAATGACCGATGAGTCAGGTGAAGATGCCAAGCTGGTTGCCGTTCCGCACAGCAAGCTTTCCAAAGAATACGACCACATTAAAGATGTGCACGACCTGCCGGAACTGTTGCGCGGTCAGATTACCCATTTCTTCGAGCAATACAAAGCGCTGGAAAAAGGCAAATGGGTCAAAGTAGAAGGCTGGGATAATGCAGAAGCAGCAAAAGCCGAAATCCTGAGTTCTTTCGAACGTGCTGCCAAAAAATAA
- a CDS encoding methyl-accepting chemotaxis protein codes for MLKKVSIRTGLLILLASMTLMLLIVSVMGIIAINKGNRSLDVVNRIQGIELNSLFLANNNLLYARAASALSVRKMEIGLPDESRAVYGQAVIYIASSRAEMEKFIDTGTVTAHGKMLADAIIADYEKYMTEGIEPMMAAVQRQDTDGYYSLLEGKLAPLNIALSKTINEFKLFADQVTNARLEETGRNQQLLTWLITCCGILTVILLSVSWVLLRLILLKPLDLAIEHLEFIAAGDLTQALPESGNNELGRLNNALGEMQMSLQQSVSRVRDASLQIDTGSRELSSGNLNLSQRTEESAASLEQTAASMEQLTATVKLNAENASQAHQLAQSVSESADRGSEVVNYVMEKMQEIARSSRRIGDILGVIDGIAFQTNILALNASVEAARAGEQGRVFAVVASEVRNLAQRSATAAKEIRELIGESEIRVMEGSQMATKAGETMDEIASEVMRVTSLMKEISSASQEQSKGIEQVNLAVTKMDEVAQQNAALVEQATAATQSLEEQSQQLVQCMAAFKVSMA; via the coding sequence ATGCTTAAAAAGGTCTCAATACGAACCGGTCTGTTAATTCTGTTAGCGTCAATGACGCTGATGCTGTTAATCGTGAGTGTGATGGGCATTATTGCCATCAACAAAGGCAATCGTTCTTTGGATGTGGTTAACCGTATCCAGGGAATTGAGTTAAACAGTCTGTTTCTTGCCAACAATAATTTGCTCTATGCCCGTGCTGCTTCAGCACTGTCGGTACGCAAAATGGAAATAGGTCTGCCTGATGAATCCCGCGCTGTTTACGGGCAGGCTGTCATCTACATTGCTTCATCACGGGCGGAGATGGAAAAATTCATTGATACCGGTACCGTTACCGCACATGGTAAAATGCTGGCGGACGCGATTATTGCCGATTATGAAAAATATATGACGGAAGGTATCGAGCCGATGATGGCTGCCGTGCAAAGACAGGATACGGATGGTTATTATTCCTTGCTGGAAGGCAAGCTTGCTCCGCTTAATATTGCTTTGTCTAAAACAATCAATGAATTCAAGTTGTTTGCCGATCAGGTCACCAATGCCCGTCTGGAAGAGACGGGCAGAAACCAGCAACTTCTGACCTGGCTAATCACCTGCTGCGGCATTCTGACCGTCATTTTGTTAAGCGTCTCTTGGGTTCTGCTCAGGTTGATTTTGCTCAAACCTTTAGATTTGGCTATTGAGCATCTTGAATTTATTGCCGCTGGCGATTTGACACAGGCGCTGCCGGAGAGCGGTAATAATGAGCTGGGCAGGCTGAACAATGCACTGGGTGAAATGCAAATGTCATTGCAACAATCAGTCAGCCGGGTACGTGACGCCAGCCTGCAAATCGATACCGGTAGCCGCGAGCTTTCGTCCGGTAATCTTAACCTCTCGCAACGCACCGAAGAATCTGCTGCTTCTCTTGAACAGACTGCGGCCAGCATGGAACAGTTAACGGCTACCGTTAAACTGAATGCCGAAAACGCCAGTCAGGCGCATCAGCTTGCACAATCCGTTTCTGAAAGTGCAGATCGTGGCAGTGAGGTCGTCAACTATGTCATGGAAAAAATGCAGGAAATCGCCCGCAGTTCGAGGCGTATTGGTGACATTCTTGGTGTGATTGATGGCATCGCTTTTCAAACTAATATCCTTGCACTCAACGCGTCCGTTGAAGCTGCCCGGGCGGGTGAGCAGGGGAGGGTTTTTGCCGTCGTTGCAAGCGAGGTACGTAATCTGGCACAGCGCAGCGCAACGGCAGCAAAAGAGATCCGTGAGCTGATTGGTGAATCGGAAATTCGGGTTATGGAAGGATCGCAGATGGCTACTAAAGCTGGCGAAACCATGGATGAAATCGCCAGTGAAGTTATGCGGGTCACCTCGTTAATGAAAGAGATTTCCAGCGCATCTCAGGAGCAAAGCAAGGGTATTGAGCAGGTCAACCTTGCCGTCACGAAAATGGATGAAGTGGCGCAGCAAAATGCCGCACTGGTTGAACAGGCCACAGCCGCTACGCAGTCGCTGGAAGAGCAGTCACAGCAGTTGGTCCAGTGTATGGCGGCATTCAAAGTCAGCATGGCGTAA
- the fbp gene encoding class 1 fructose-bisphosphatase produces MKTLGEFIVEKQHDFPHATGELTALISAIKLGAKIIHRDINKAGLVDILGASGAENIQGEQQMKLDLFANEKLKAALKARGIVAGIASEEEDEIVIFEGVENGKYVVLMDPLDGSSNIDVNVSVGTIFSIYRRITPPGTPVTEEDFLQPGSQQVAAGYVVYGSSTMLVYTTGCGVHAFTYDPSLGVFCLSAEKMAFPEKGYTYSINEGNYIRFPQGVKKYLKFCQEEDKPSNRPYTSRYIGSLVADFHRNLLKGGIYLYPSTASHPKGKLRLLYECNPMAFLAEQAGGKASDGTRRILDLVPQTLHQRSPFFVGNTEMVNDQERFLREFPDA; encoded by the coding sequence ATGAAAACGTTAGGCGAATTTATCGTCGAGAAGCAACATGATTTTCCTCACGCCACAGGTGAACTGACGGCACTGATTTCAGCCATCAAGCTGGGCGCGAAAATTATCCATCGCGATATTAATAAAGCTGGGCTGGTGGACATTCTCGGGGCCAGCGGCGCCGAGAATATTCAGGGCGAACAGCAGATGAAACTCGATCTGTTTGCAAATGAAAAACTTAAAGCGGCACTCAAAGCGCGTGGCATTGTGGCAGGCATCGCATCGGAAGAAGAAGACGAGATTGTCATCTTTGAGGGCGTTGAAAATGGCAAATACGTGGTTCTGATGGACCCGCTGGACGGCTCGTCCAATATCGACGTGAACGTTTCTGTTGGCACCATTTTCTCTATCTACCGCCGAATCACGCCGCCAGGTACACCGGTGACAGAGGAAGACTTCCTGCAACCGGGCAGTCAGCAGGTTGCTGCAGGCTATGTGGTCTACGGTTCATCCACCATGCTGGTTTACACCACTGGCTGCGGCGTGCATGCCTTCACCTACGACCCTTCACTCGGCGTTTTCTGTCTCAGCGCTGAAAAAATGGCGTTTCCTGAAAAGGGCTACACCTACTCTATTAACGAAGGGAACTACATTCGCTTCCCGCAGGGCGTGAAAAAGTATCTGAAATTCTGCCAGGAAGAAGACAAACCATCTAACCGTCCTTATACCTCGCGCTATATCGGCTCACTGGTTGCTGACTTTCACCGTAATCTGCTCAAAGGCGGGATCTATCTCTACCCAAGCACGGCAAGTCATCCAAAAGGCAAACTGCGCCTGCTGTATGAGTGCAATCCTATGGCGTTTCTTGCAGAGCAGGCAGGTGGCAAAGCCAGTGACGGCACCCGACGTATTCTTGACCTTGTGCCGCAAACGTTGCATCAGCGCTCGCCGTTCTTTGTCGGCAACACTGAAATGGTGAACGATCAGGAGCGCTTCCTGCGCGAATTTCCTGACGCCTGA
- the mpl gene encoding UDP-N-acetylmuramate:L-alanyl-gamma-D-glutamyl-meso-diaminopimelate ligase yields the protein MRIHILGVCGTFMGGLAVLARALGHEVTGSDANVYPPMSTLLEQQGIELIQGYDSSQLDPAPDLVIIGNAMARGNACVEAVLERNIPYLSGPQWLHDFVLKDRWVLAVAGTHGKTTTAGMVAWILQASGLEPGFVIGGVPGNFSVSATPGNSPFFVIEADEYDSAFFDKRSKFVHYCPRTLILNNLEFDHADIFDDLRAIQRQFHHLIRIVPESGRILVPENDGNLKQVMSMGCWSEVESLGEGGHWQAKKLSQDASCWEVCLDGEKVAEVNWSLVGEHNMHNGLMAIAAARHVGVKPEDAGRALNDFINARRRLELRGDASGIKVYDDFAHHPTAILATLTALRSKVGGTARILAVLEPRSNTMKMGISKDDLAPALARADRVFLFQPHHIPWQVSEVADACVQPAHWSADVDVLVEMIAKTAQPGDTILVMSNGGFGGIHQKLLDRLANQQNGGAER from the coding sequence ATGCGTATTCATATCCTCGGTGTATGCGGTACTTTCATGGGAGGGCTGGCTGTGCTGGCTCGTGCTCTGGGTCATGAAGTGACTGGCTCTGATGCCAACGTTTACCCACCAATGAGCACTCTTTTAGAGCAGCAAGGCATTGAGCTTATTCAGGGTTACGATTCGTCACAGCTCGATCCTGCACCGGATTTGGTGATCATTGGTAATGCGATGGCCAGAGGCAACGCCTGCGTTGAAGCGGTACTTGAGCGCAATATTCCTTACCTTTCTGGCCCGCAGTGGCTGCACGATTTTGTCCTGAAAGATCGCTGGGTGCTGGCGGTGGCCGGGACCCATGGCAAGACCACCACGGCCGGCATGGTGGCTTGGATTCTACAGGCCTCCGGGCTTGAACCAGGCTTTGTGATTGGCGGCGTTCCGGGCAATTTTTCTGTTTCGGCAACACCTGGAAACAGTCCATTCTTCGTCATTGAAGCGGATGAATATGACAGTGCATTTTTCGATAAGCGTTCCAAATTTGTCCATTATTGTCCGCGCACCTTGATCCTCAATAATCTGGAGTTTGATCACGCCGATATTTTTGACGATTTACGCGCTATTCAACGCCAGTTTCATCATTTAATACGCATCGTGCCGGAAAGCGGCAGGATATTGGTGCCTGAAAATGACGGAAATCTGAAACAGGTGATGTCAATGGGGTGCTGGAGTGAGGTGGAAAGCCTTGGTGAAGGTGGACACTGGCAGGCAAAGAAACTGTCACAGGACGCATCATGCTGGGAAGTGTGTCTGGACGGCGAAAAAGTGGCAGAAGTGAACTGGTCGTTAGTGGGCGAACACAACATGCACAATGGTCTGATGGCGATTGCCGCTGCGCGCCATGTCGGCGTGAAGCCAGAAGATGCAGGCCGTGCACTTAACGACTTTATCAATGCTCGTCGTCGTCTTGAACTGCGTGGCGATGCCAGTGGCATAAAAGTGTATGATGATTTTGCCCACCATCCTACGGCGATTCTGGCTACGCTTACTGCACTGCGCAGCAAGGTAGGCGGCACAGCGCGTATTCTGGCCGTGCTGGAACCACGATCGAATACGATGAAAATGGGTATCAGCAAAGACGACCTTGCACCCGCTCTGGCCCGGGCGGATCGTGTGTTTTTGTTTCAGCCCCATCATATTCCCTGGCAGGTTTCAGAAGTGGCCGATGCCTGCGTGCAGCCTGCTCACTGGAGCGCGGATGTTGACGTGCTGGTCGAGATGATTGCAAAAACGGCACAGCCCGGTGACACCATTCTGGTGATGAGTAACGGCGGTTTCGGAGGGATCCACCAGAAGCTGCTGGACAGGCTGGCAAACCAGCAAAACGGTGGTGCGGAGCGCTGA
- the pmbA gene encoding metalloprotease PmbA, translating to MKLLSQVAEQRKILEQAVVTALELAKASTDGAEVAVTKTTGISVSTRYGEVENVEFNSDGALGITVYHQNKKGSASSTDLSPEAIKRTVQAAVDIARYTSPDPFSGVADRDLLAFDAPDLDLFHPADLSPEQAIELAAQAEQAALKADARIANTEGGSFNSHVGIKVFGNSHGMIEGYSSSRHSLSSSVIAEANGDMERSYAYTIGRALTDLASPEWVGEESARRVLSRLSPRKLATMKAPVIFAAEVATGLFGHLVGAISGANVYRKSTFLLDSLGKPILPEWLTIQEQPHLLKGLASTPFDSEGIRTEQRDIIKNGVLQNWLLTSYSARKLGLQSTGHAGGIHNWRIAGQGDSFAQLLKKMGTGLVVTELMGQGVSGITGDYSRGASGFWVENGEIQYPVSEITIAGNLKEMWKNIVTVGSDIETRSNIQCGSVLLPEMSIAGQ from the coding sequence ATGAAATTACTCTCCCAAGTTGCAGAACAGCGTAAAATCCTGGAGCAGGCGGTCGTAACAGCACTTGAACTGGCGAAAGCGAGTACTGATGGGGCAGAAGTCGCGGTAACGAAAACTACCGGCATTAGCGTCAGTACTCGCTATGGCGAGGTTGAAAATGTTGAATTTAACAGCGATGGCGCACTCGGCATTACCGTTTATCACCAAAACAAAAAGGGCAGTGCCTCCTCTACCGATCTCAGCCCAGAAGCGATAAAACGTACTGTTCAGGCAGCCGTGGATATTGCCCGTTACACATCTCCCGATCCCTTTTCTGGCGTGGCGGATCGCGATCTGCTTGCCTTTGATGCGCCGGATCTCGATCTTTTCCATCCTGCCGATCTCTCGCCTGAACAGGCGATTGAACTGGCGGCGCAGGCTGAACAGGCGGCGCTAAAAGCGGATGCCCGCATTGCCAATACCGAAGGCGGCAGCTTCAACAGCCATGTTGGCATAAAAGTCTTCGGTAACAGCCACGGCATGATTGAAGGTTACAGTTCCAGCCGTCATTCACTTTCCAGCAGCGTGATAGCAGAAGCGAATGGCGATATGGAGCGCAGTTATGCTTATACTATTGGTCGTGCTTTGACCGATCTGGCTTCGCCTGAATGGGTGGGTGAAGAGTCTGCCCGTCGCGTATTATCGCGCCTTTCTCCACGTAAGCTTGCCACTATGAAAGCGCCGGTTATCTTTGCTGCTGAGGTGGCTACCGGGCTGTTTGGCCATCTGGTTGGCGCCATTAGTGGTGCCAACGTTTATCGGAAGTCGACTTTTTTACTGGATTCTCTTGGTAAGCCGATCCTGCCTGAATGGCTTACCATTCAGGAGCAACCGCACCTGCTGAAAGGGCTGGCCTCCACGCCTTTTGATAGCGAAGGTATCCGCACTGAGCAGCGGGACATCATCAAAAATGGCGTATTGCAAAACTGGCTCCTTACCAGCTATTCAGCACGCAAACTGGGCTTGCAAAGCACCGGCCATGCGGGTGGTATCCATAACTGGCGCATTGCCGGACAGGGAGACAGCTTCGCACAGTTGCTGAAGAAAATGGGCACGGGCCTGGTGGTAACGGAGCTGATGGGACAGGGCGTTAGCGGCATCACCGGTGACTATTCCCGTGGCGCGTCGGGATTCTGGGTGGAAAACGGTGAAATTCAGTATCCGGTCAGTGAAATTACTATTGCGGGTAACCTGAAAGAGATGTGGAAAAATATCGTCACTGTCGGCAGCGATATTGAAACCCGCAGTAATATTCAGTGTGGCTCGGTGCTTTTGCCAGAAATGAGCATCGCGGGTCAGTAA